The following are encoded in a window of Pseudomonas multiresinivorans genomic DNA:
- a CDS encoding acyl-CoA thioesterase, whose protein sequence is MNFHTRKWVKPEDLNPNGTLFGGSLLKWIDEEAAIYAIIQLGNQRVVTKFISEINFVSSARQGDIIELGITATEFGRTSITLTCEVRNKITRKSILTVDKMVFVNIGPDGQPAPHGRTEIKYIKDQFKDDAIPQP, encoded by the coding sequence ATGAATTTCCACACCCGCAAGTGGGTCAAGCCTGAAGACCTCAACCCGAACGGCACCCTGTTCGGCGGCAGCCTTCTGAAATGGATCGACGAAGAAGCGGCGATCTACGCCATCATCCAGCTGGGCAACCAGCGTGTGGTGACCAAGTTCATCTCGGAGATCAACTTCGTCAGTTCCGCGCGCCAGGGCGACATCATCGAGCTGGGCATCACTGCCACCGAGTTCGGCCGCACCTCGATCACCCTGACCTGCGAAGTGCGCAACAAGATCACCCGCAAGAGCATCCTCACGGTCGACAAGATGGTCTTCGTGAACATTGGTCCCGATGGTCAACCGGCGCCCCACGGTCGCACCGAGATCAAGTACATCAAGGACCAGTTCAAGGACGACGCCATTCCCCAGCCCTGA
- a CDS encoding ABC transporter permease, which produces MKARKSNPLFTIGKPIAQRHFLLIGGAVFVLLALLWWLAGASGAVPKIFLPAPGDVWARMLKLAADGTLWSDLKVSVYRIAVAFLVSSVMSIVIGVFAGCYGFWKAATEPLVDFVRYMPVVAFVPLTILWAGTSDFQKFLIIWIGTFFQQVLMVMDAIKRVPADFVGLGRTLGMPDRRILLKIVLPSALPGIWDALRISLGWAWTWLVLAELVAATSGLGYRITVSQRFFQTDTIIGYILLLGFLGLITDQAMRAGEKVLFRYNRRRN; this is translated from the coding sequence ATGAAAGCCCGTAAATCCAACCCGCTGTTCACCATCGGCAAGCCGATCGCGCAGCGCCATTTCCTGCTCATCGGCGGCGCCGTGTTCGTCCTGCTGGCGCTGCTCTGGTGGCTGGCCGGCGCCAGCGGCGCGGTGCCGAAGATCTTCCTGCCGGCGCCCGGTGACGTCTGGGCACGCATGCTCAAGCTGGCCGCCGATGGCACGCTGTGGTCGGACCTGAAGGTCAGCGTGTACCGCATCGCCGTGGCCTTCCTGGTGTCCTCGGTGATGTCCATCGTCATCGGCGTCTTCGCCGGCTGCTACGGCTTCTGGAAAGCCGCCACCGAACCGCTGGTGGACTTCGTGCGCTACATGCCGGTGGTCGCGTTCGTCCCGTTGACCATCCTCTGGGCCGGCACCAGCGACTTCCAGAAATTCCTCATCATCTGGATCGGTACCTTCTTCCAGCAGGTGCTGATGGTGATGGACGCGATCAAGCGCGTGCCGGCGGACTTCGTCGGCCTCGGTCGCACGCTGGGGATGCCGGATCGCCGCATCCTCCTGAAGATCGTCCTGCCCAGCGCATTGCCAGGTATCTGGGACGCCCTGCGGATCAGCCTCGGCTGGGCCTGGACCTGGCTGGTGCTGGCCGAGCTGGTGGCCGCGACCTCCGGCCTGGGCTACCGCATCACCGTGTCCCAGCGCTTCTTCCAGACCGACACCATCATCGGCTACATCCTCCTGCTCGGCTTCCTCGGCCTGATCACCGACCAGGCCATGCGCGCCGGCGAGAAGGTCCTGTTCCGCTACAACCGGAGGCGCAACTGA
- a CDS encoding ABC transporter substrate-binding protein, with the protein MHTTFASALRQLAVATCASLLLAGAAHAAAIKADTKPEAGTFKMGMQPWLGYGQWYVAEQAGAFKANGLEQVELVNFTEDKDMNAALASGQIDGGNLATHTAMAMVAAGLPVKIVLLLDQSTSADALIVDPSIKTLTDLKGKQVAYEEGTTSDILLHSALRKAGLTIADVQPVPMPAANAGSALIAGQVPAAVTYEPYLSAAKQQNPKVNLLYKGSDDPGIISDVFVVRDEVLKERPGQVLALIKSWEAGLKHYNEKSAEGRAAIAKGVGADESELTSAFDGVHFYSVKENQAELKGAFQKGSFEHIQKAASEAGILQQPVTPAQAIDARFVEAL; encoded by the coding sequence ATGCACACCACCTTCGCATCCGCGCTGCGCCAACTGGCCGTGGCCACCTGCGCCAGCCTGCTGCTGGCCGGCGCCGCGCACGCCGCCGCGATCAAGGCCGACACCAAACCCGAGGCCGGCACCTTCAAGATGGGCATGCAGCCCTGGCTGGGCTATGGCCAGTGGTACGTCGCCGAGCAGGCCGGCGCCTTCAAGGCCAACGGCCTGGAGCAGGTCGAGCTGGTCAACTTCACCGAAGACAAGGACATGAACGCCGCCCTGGCCAGCGGCCAGATCGATGGCGGCAACCTCGCCACCCACACCGCCATGGCCATGGTCGCCGCCGGCCTGCCGGTGAAGATCGTCCTGCTGCTGGACCAGAGCACCAGTGCCGATGCGCTGATCGTCGACCCGTCGATCAAGACCCTGACCGACCTCAAGGGCAAGCAGGTCGCCTACGAGGAAGGCACCACCAGCGACATCCTCCTGCACAGCGCCCTGCGCAAGGCCGGCCTGACCATCGCCGACGTGCAGCCGGTGCCGATGCCCGCTGCCAACGCCGGCAGCGCGCTGATCGCCGGCCAGGTACCGGCCGCGGTGACCTACGAGCCTTACCTGTCCGCCGCCAAGCAGCAGAACCCCAAGGTCAACCTGCTGTACAAGGGCTCGGATGACCCGGGCATCATCAGCGACGTGTTCGTGGTGCGCGACGAAGTGCTGAAGGAGCGTCCCGGCCAGGTGCTGGCGCTGATCAAGAGCTGGGAAGCGGGCCTCAAGCACTACAACGAGAAGAGCGCCGAAGGCCGCGCCGCCATCGCCAAGGGCGTGGGCGCCGACGAGTCCGAGCTGACCAGCGCCTTCGACGGCGTGCACTTCTACTCGGTGAAGGAGAACCAGGCCGAACTGAAGGGCGCCTTCCAGAAAGGCTCCTTCGAGCACATCCAGAAGGCCGCCAGCGAAGCCGGCATCCTGCAGCAGCCGGTCACTCCGGCGCAGGCCATCGACGCGCGTTTCGTCGAGGCGCTCTGA